The DNA sequence TACAGGAAAATACCTGAACTCAGGACAATCAGGCTGACGGTGAATAGCCTGCCAGCATCACTCAGCTCTTGAAGGGTGCCGTATCCGACGGTGGAGACGGTGATGGTGGTCATGTAGATGGAATCCAACACGTCATATCCCTCGATCCAGTGGAAACCAAGGGTACCATATAGGAAGATGACAAGCAGGGAGATCGCACCGATGATGATGCGTCGGATGGGTTTGGCGTTTTTCATGAGCGAGACGAGCCTCTGGCCTCAAGTTAACGCTTTTTTTTGAGGAGTAAATTTGGTGGATAACATTTCGGCTACTATATTTGCTGCGCAATTGGCTGAAAGGCCTTAGCCTGAATGGGGGATTAGCTCAGCTGGCTAGAGCGCTTGCATGGCATGCAAGAGGTCACCGGTTCGACTCCGGTATTCTCCACCCAACGCGCAGATCGAGAGATCTGCGCGTTTTTTGTGTTTTGGCATTGGCTTCCGGATTAGAAGGGATGCTTTGGCAGTGCGCCAAGGGGAAGAAGGTAATTGAAGGTTAAGGCTAGGGGGGCAAAGGCCGTACTTCTCTTTCTCGATGAAGTGAGAATCTTTCACTAGTAGGAGTTCATTGTGCTGTTGGAAGCTTGAATGGTCCCAAGTTGCTTTCTGGATGTTTTTAAATGTTTGATATTGAGTAGGTAGCTGTTTTTGAAAAAAGGCCTATGTATTTTGTTTTTAGTGCTATATGTTGAAATGTTTATAAGTGCGTTTGTTTTTGTGTATCGTTTTTATTGTTTGCGGACCTAGAGAAGCGATCAATGGAGCGAAATTCTTATCCATGATTCAATTCCAATTTTATCGATTCTTTGGCAGTTCCTCGTGATTGCTGGAAGTGTCTCATTTTCTGGATGCCTATATGTTAGGCGATTCCTTAGGTTCCCCCTAGAATGAGTGTGCCTAATATTTCCGGAATGCGATAAATGTGACCATGAATGGAACAATAACTTGTAAATACACTTATAAGTGAATACATTTACTTTAGAAATTTGGGACGACGAATGTAGCCGCTGTACCTTCTACACTGTGAGGAAACCGGGGGCGAAACAAAATGAAACAGACCGCTTTTTGCTGAAGTATGGCGATCAAGATGCATACAAAAGCTCGATACAAGATATGGTCACCCTTTTACTGAAAAGTATTGGAGAAGATCACGGTGCAGATAAAGCACTATTCAATAGAGACGAGAATGAAGTTCAGGGTCTTCCTCCACATGGGCGATTTGAGTTAGAGAGTATTGGTTACCATTTTCCTGACTTTCCTTTACGTCTCTACGCACTTCGATTGCGAGTCAACCTAGTTGTCCTGTTCAATGGTGGAATAAAAGATGGCCCCACCAATCAAACGAGTAGCCTGAATATGAACTGGAGAGAAGCATGCGCATTTGCTCGCAGAATTGATGATGCCCTCATGGAAGGAGCTTTGCTGATTGATGAAGAAAGAAGCCTGCTTTTTGATCCCGATCAACCCGATGAACTGATCCTTTAATACCTATCCCAATGAGAAGCACAGTAAGTAAAAGAATCCTCGATCAAACGCCTCAGGATCGTAAGCTGTTCGTTCGCCTAAATGCCGATATCGTCGTGCGGGTGCATGAACTCATGCAGGAAAAAGGATTCCGCCAAATTGATCTCGCTAAAGCAATGGGTAAAACGCCTTCTGAGGTGAGTAAGTGGTTAAGTGGAGCGCATAATCTCACTTTGCGATCCTTGGTCAAATTGCAAGAGGCTCTGGGAGAACCCATCATTCAGGTGCCAAAGCGTACGTCACTGACCAAAGTGAACGCTTCATAAACGATCAGATACCCTGGAACTTTTGAGTAGGGACCTGTTCAGTCCCCCTCAGGGAGCCTCCTCATATTCCCTAAATCCTCACAAAAAAACGGAATCCACTCGATTCCGTTTTTTTGTATCGTAATCCTCCAATTCACGCGATATGAATTTTACCCACATCAAGGAGACCTGCCTCTATGTCAAGGATCTGGAAGCAACAGAGGCTTTCTATCATGGCAAGTTGGGGCTTCCGGTGATCGGCAAACGTCCGGGAGCACATGTGTTTTTTAGAGCGGGAAGCTCGGTATTGCTTTGTTTCAATCCTGATGATAGCAAGACCAAGACGGCGCTCCCCCCGCATTGGGGCAGTGGCGCGCTGCACATGGCATTCGAGTGCCAGACGGAAGACTACGAAGCCTGGAAAGCAAAATTGGCCGAGCAAGAAATCCCCATCGTGCAGGAATACACCTGGTTTGAAAACTGCCGTTCCTGTTATTTCAATGATCCTGACGGGCATGTGATCGAGATTGTACAGCCGGGTTTGTGGGATGGTGGCGGAGGGTGATCGGTATGTTTTCCGAGCAAAAGAACAAGGGGCCAACCTCGAATCAGAGGCGGCCCCTTCCTTTCAATCAGCTTAAGCATTTATGTGGGAGCTTAGAATCGGAATCCGACGGAGCTTGCCCACTTACATCTATCGTATGAGTGTGATCGTTTGGGTCTCATCGAATGGGGCGCCATCGAAATAGCTGCCCGTGATCCGACAGACATAGACCCCTTCAGGGGCGGCGCTTCCAGCAGTCAAGATGCCATCCCACCGGAAGGCGGGATCGCTGGATTGATAAGCCAATTGCCCCCAGCGATCAAAGATCTGGATCTGGAATGATCCGCTGATCAGGTCCTGATAGGCGATGTAGTATTCATCATTTACGCCATCCTCATTGGGAGAGAATGCGCTCGGCAGCCAGATTCCGGAGACATTTCGTACCTCGATGAAGGTTTCGTCCAGATATTCGCAGCCATTCAGATCTTGCAAAATCGCCTTGACTTTGAATCTTCCCGCACGACCAAAGGCATGGGAAGGGGATTCGAGGTCGGAGGTCTCCCCATCCCCAAATCGCCATTCGAAGGAGGTCAAATCAATGGTGCTCGCTACCTCAAAATTCACCACAGCCAATGGGAGGTCCACACGGTCAGTATGGGCAACAATGGCTACATCTTGCCCTTCATAGACATGGGCAGTAATCGGAACGCGCTCATTTTCGCAGCCTTCCGCAGACCTCGCCTGCAAATAGTAGGTGGTTGGATAGGGCAGGGGAGGCGTGGTGTAGGTATAGCCTCGGTGAAATGGAACCTGATCGTCGAGTTGGTGATACCAAGTCAAGTTGACCTCTTCATCTGGAATAGCCGCCAAGGTTGCGGAATAGCCAAAACAGGCAGAATCGGTGATGATCTCCCGAATCTCGGGGAGCTTGTAGGTTTCCACTTCAGTCGTAAAGCGGTTGAAGCATCCCGAGTCGGAAATGGCGGTAAGCTCGACGGGAAAGATGCCCGGCTCCAAAAATTGGTAGCTGGGATTTGCCAGGGAGGAAGTTCCGATTCCATCCCCAAAATCATATTCCCACCGCAACATCGAGCCGGAAGCCAGTGCTGTCAGGTCTACGAATTTCATCGAATCATGCAAGCACACGGGGTCCCAGCGGAAGTTGGGAAGAGGTGCGGGATTGATGACGACCTGCTGAATCAATGTATCTGTACAGCCTTCCTCCGTGATGATGGCCAATTGGACGGGATAGGTGCCCGGACCGCTCACAAGGAATAGATGGCTAGTCTGTGGCCCTGAGGCTTCATTTCCATCTCCAAAGTCCCATGCGTATTCATCCAGCAAAGTGGCGTCGTTGCTGTTACTCAAATTCTGGAATTGGGTATGCTCGTTTTCGCAGGTTTGGTCATAGGAGAAATTTGCAGTCGGCTTGGCAAAAACCGTCAGCTCTCGCTGGATCTGATCGGAACAACCATTGGCAGTGGTGATGGTGTGGGTGATTTGGTACGGGCCAAATACGTCATACGCATGACTGGATTGTGGAGTCACTGCGAAATTATCGGTTCCTGAAAATGGATCTCCGAAATCCCAATTGTATTGCGAAATGTAGTCTAGATCCCCTCCGACGGCAGATCCAGTTGAAACCAACACCACGCTGTCTTGGCAGGCATTTTCTACCTCGAAATCCGCGACCGGATTGGGGTGCACAAATACTGTCTGGGTATAGGAAGCTCCACATCCTTGTGGGGAAGCAACGCTTAGGGTGACATCATAATATCCGTACTGTGCATAGGTGTGCTGGGTGTTGGGGACATTGCTGAGGTCGCCCGTTCCATCTCCAAAGGCCCACTCAAACTGGGTGATAGAGGTGCCCAATGGAATGGTCGAGGTGTTGTTCATGAGATTCGGCAGGCCCTCACACACATTGGTGAAGGCAAAATCTGCGGTGGGATTCGGGTGTACATTGACCGGGAAAGAAATAGAAGCTTCACACCCTATGGCCGAGATGGCGGTTTGTGTCACTGTATACTGGCCATATTGGGTGAACGTATGTTGTGGGTTTTGAAGAATGTCCACAGGGGCTCCATCTCCAAAATCCCAAATCCATCCGGCAATCGATCCTTCGGTAATCTGGGCAGCATCTGTGAATTGTAGGAGTGAATCTTCACAGATATCCGTAGCCGTAAAGCCTGGAAGGGGATTCGGATGAACCGTGATATCAATGGGCACCGCTGTTCCCTGACAGCCATCGGCATCGACCGCCAACAGGGAAATAGTTGTGGAGGCATTCAGATTGGTCAAAGCCATGGAAGAGCCCAGATATCCCATCGGCTGCCACAGATAGTGGTCTCCCCCAAATGCGTTCAGGATGGTATTGCCCCCTTCGCAGACTTCAATACTGCCAGTATAGGTTGGCGTGGGTCCGGGATTGACTTGCACGGTCACATAGGCCGGATCACTCGCGCATCCGTTCGCGAACGCAATGACGGAGTAAGTGGTGGTCTGCGTGGGAGTAACTTGAATCGTAGGGGTGGTGGCACCAGTGCTCCAAAGATAATCCAGCCCACCACCTAAGTTGGTGGTGGCAGTCAGGTTGGTATTGGCACCCGTACAGATGACCGGATCGGCAGCAGTCGCAGTCGCCTCGATGGTCGGATTCACAAATATGTCCACATAGTCGAAGGTTGTACAAACTCCCGCAACCACTTCCACCATGTATGAAAATGAGGTGGAGGGTGGGATGGGAGTGGGGAGGTCAAATAGGGGATCTGCCGCGGTGGTGCTGTTCAAATAGGTCCCCGGGGTCCAAGTGTAGGTTTGTCCGGGGATAGCTGGTGCTCCCAAGTTGACATCGTAATTGGAGCAGATGGTGGCATCGGAACCTGCATCCGCAATCGCGCCTGTGGTAAGGTTGGCAATCCCCGTCAATCTGGTGGAGCATCCTAGCGTATCCTCGATCTCCACTTGGAAGAAATATCCGCCCGGAGCAGGGTAGGTATGGATAAATGAAGAGTCTGTCAGGTTTGGGTTATAGGAGAGATTGCCGTTTCCAGACCAGTTGATGGAGGTGAAAACATGGTTGTAGATACTCGGCATTGTGGACGCAGGCACCACCGATAGTTCCATGTCATTGCAACTGATCGGAACCGCAATGGCAGAAGTGGCAGCAAGCGGGTCTTCCACCATGATGGTGTAGGTCATCTGATTGAGACCCGGAATCGGACACCGATCATCCACGGTAGTGACGACAAATTGGTAGATGCCAAATCCGTTGATTGGAGGGGTCCAGCAAAATGTGGCTACCGGATTGCTTCCAGAAATGCTATTGACAATGGTTGGGTTATTGGCACTGACGAACGTGGCATTTGGGATGGCTTGGTTCCACGAAATCGTATAGGTCAAGTTCGGGTTGTTAGCAGGAAGCGAAATGTCGAAACATACCTCCGAGCCGGGGCATGCTCGCACGGTACTAAATCCGATAGGGTTTCCCGGTACTTCATCGGGGCCATACCTGAGATTGGTAACTCCACTTGTAGTCGGATTTCCTGATCCGCATTGGAGGTCTATCACAGTTACCTGCATGTCTCTGGTAATGGTGCCGATCAGTTGGCCATTCCTCCATTCATGTACGAGGACACATACGACTCCGACTTCAATAGCTCCTGTGGGATTGGGAGTAAATGTGATGTCGCCAGTTAAAGGATTCAATTGCACATCCCAGGTAGGGCCCATGGGTTGGGTAGGGGAGTAGCCTGCGCCATAATTGACCTGAGCACCACTTGAACTCGCATAGCATGGGCCTAGTTCATAGGACAGGGAGTCTCCATCGGGATCCACCGCTCCCTGATTGAAGGTGAACGGATTGCCCGCACAGATGTATGGGACAGGTTCTTGGGTGAAATATGGCGAGCTATTGCAGGGGGATAAGGCCTTGTTGATGGTGGTTCCAATGGCCGAGATGGGGTTGTAGGCTGCCCCTGTGGTAATGTCTCCGTTTCGGCAGCAGGTCCCCCATTCGATGGTGTAGGAATCACAATTGGTGTTGCAAAAGTCATAATCTGCAAAATAGACCGCTGCCGCCACCCCGTTGAGCTGGGGATTAGGGTTGGTGCCATCACAATGGGTTGGATGCTGATTACTCGGTCCTGTGAGCAAGTCTGGACAAATAGGTGTCACTTCATCCCACTTGACATTGCTCCAAGCGGTGATCTGTACGGGTTGGTTGCAGGTGGTAGATCCGATTCCGGTAAAGGACAAGCCAAATGGAGAGGCGACAATCCCAGTAGGAGCTGTTGTGGAGACTGGAAGGGAACTTTGCACACTCGGAGCAGCACAATCATAGTACTGCGTGTGGTAGATCCGATATGTACATGGCCCGATACACTCGTAGGTGATGTCGAAGCCCATAGAATGATCTGCAAAAGCAGGCATAATGCATGCGATCCAGATCAAGAGGTACGAAAGAAAAATAAGCGGACGAAAGGTGGTTGTCATGACTAGAATATCTGGTTGATAGGAAATCTCTCCGACCATCTGGAAGATGTCAGGATTGAGTAGTAGTCAGGGGGAAGGGGGCGCAAAGCTCCGGCTAGGTGGATGCTTGCGCGATAATTCTTGATTCCCTATCGAATGAACCTATAGATATTCTTTGCCCGAATGGGTGAGATATTGATTTTTTCCTTGATTCAATATATGAAATATTTTGTATAACCGATGTGTTTGGGTTTGTTTTTTGATGATTGGCGAATAGATGTTTACGGCCGAAATGAGAAACCCAAAACAGCTTCAAAAAAAGGCCTGTCTCACTGTGTGAGACAGGCCCAAATATTTGGTAGGAAATTGAATTCCTATCTGATCAAAGTAATGGTGTTGGCTTCTTCGAATACCTCTCCGTCGAAGTAAGTTCCCTTCATTCGGCAGAGATAAACGCCTTCTTGCAATGCACCACCTTCCATGGAGGTTCCATTCCAGCGGAAGGTTGGGTCATTCGTCTGGAAGACCATCTGTCCCCAACGGTTGAAGATCTGGAGCTCGAATGTGGTGATATCCAGATTCGCTGTAGAGATGTAGTATTCGTCGTTGTAATCGTCATTGTTAGGCGAGAAGGCGGTAGGCGCCCATACTCCAACGGTTCTACGTACCTCAATGAATTGAGACAGGAGGGTTTCACAGCCATTTACATCCGTCACCTTCACCTTGGTCTCAAAGCGACCGGGGTAGGTGTACTGGTGAGAAGGCTGGGACAAGATGGAAGAATTGCCATCTCCGAATGACCACTCGTAGGAAGCGATCGGCACGGTGGTCGCAATATCAAAGTCCACAACTGCCAATGGAAGGTCTACGAAGTTGGTATCCACGACGATGCTGAGATCTTCGTTTTCATAGACATTCGCAGTGATTGGCACACGCTCATTCATACATCCGTTGGCGTCTCTTGCCATCAAGTAGTAAGTGACTGGGTACGGAAGTGGAGGAGTCGTGTAGGTATATCCTCGATGGAATGGAGATACATCGTCGAAGTTGTAGTACCAAGTGATGCTCACGTCCTCATCCGGAATGGCTGCAAGCGTGGCAGTATTGCCGAAGCAAGTGGAATCTTGGATCACCTCGATGATTTCGGGAAGCTTCCAAGTTTCAACCTCGGTCGTGAATACATTCACACATCCAGAGTCTGTGATTGCGGTCAATTCCACATTGTACAAACCTGGGCTCAAGAACGCATAAGCTGGGCTTGGCAAGCTGGAAGTACCGATGCCGTCGCCGAAGTCATACTCCCAACGAGCAATGGAACCACTCGCTACCTGAGTCATGTCTCCGAAGAGCATGGAGTCATACAGACATACAGGCTCCCATCCGAAGTTGGGAAGTGGCTCTGGGTTGATGATCACTTGCTTGATCATGGTGTCTCTACAACCTTCGTTCGTGCCAATGGCCAAACGGACTGAATAGGTCCCGGGGCCTGTTGGGTGGAACATGTTCTCTACTTGTTCTCCAGCAGAAACGTTGCCATCACCGAAGTCCCAAGTGAACTCGTCCAGCACGGTCGCATCATTACTGTTGCTGAGTGTGCTGAATTGTGTGAACTCGTTTTCACAGGTGTTGTCGTAGGTAAAGTCTGCTGTAGGCGTTGCGAATACGGTTACCTCACGCTGAATCTGATCGGAACAGCCATTGGCTGTGGTCACAGTGTGCGTGATCTGGTAAAGTCCAGCACTTACATACGGGTGACCTGCTTGTGGAGTCAACGCGAAGTTGTTCTGCCCCGAAAGTGGATCACCGAAGTCCCATGCATAGTTGGAGATATAATCCAATTCACCGCCGACAGCAGAGCCGGTCGAAGCAAATACCACGCTGTCCTGACATGCGTCCACTACCTCGAAATCCGAAACTGGATTCGGGTGAACGAACACCGTCTGCGTGTAATCATCCGCACATCCTTGAGGCGTGGTGACCGTCAGCGTGACGTTGTAGTATCCGTAGGCATTGTAGGTATGCTGGGTATTCTGAGAGTTGGTATTGTCGCCGGTACCATCTCCAAAGGACCATTCGAACTGATTGATGAATCCTCCTGGCTCGATGGTGGAAGTATTGTTCATCAAGTTGGGCAATCCTTCACATACGTTGGTGAATGCAAAGTCTGCGGTCGGAGTCGGATCTACTGTTACGAGTCGTACCAATGAGTCCACACATCCAAGGTCAGAAGTGACCACCTGCTTCACGAAGTATTGTCCGGGAAGGTCATACACGTGAGTAGGATTCTGGGTGAATGCACCGGGCTTGCCGTCTCCGAATTCCCATCTCCATGCTACTACGTTTCCATCCTTGATCGTGGAGCTGTCATTGAAGGTGGTATTCAATCCTTCACAAACAGGGTCCGCGCCAAAGTCTGGCTCTGGAGCTTCAAGCAATGAAACGCTCACTGGGATTGGAGGACCTGGGCAGTTTTCTGCATCGATGGCGACTACAAATACTGTCGTATCTTCTTGCAGAGAGGAAAGCGCCATGCTCTGTCCCAAGAAGGTCATCGGCAACCATACGTAGTTGGCACCACCATTGGCAGTCAAAATCGTTCCTCCGCCGGGGCATACTTCAACATCCCCAGAAACGGTCGCTGATGGTCCCTGCTGGACATTGACAGTTACATAGGCGGGATCTGAAGAACAACCTTCGTTGAAGGTTACTACTGAGTAAGTGGTGGTGGTAGTGGGCTTGACATTGATTGACTGGGTCGTATCTCCGGTGTTCCAGAGATAAGTATATCCACCGATCAAGTTACCAATGGCTGTCAAATCCGTCGAGTCTCCAATACATATGGTTGTATCCACGGCTTCTGCCACCGCACTCAAGGATGGGTTGACCGCTACATTTACGTAGTCGAAGGTCGTACACTGTCCAGCGACGACATTGACCATGTATTCGAATGAGGCCGTAGACAAGCTATCGTTCGGATAGGTAAAGTCAGGCATCGCGACCGTTGAGTCACTGATGAAGATGTTGGGTTCCCACCAGTAGATCTGACCGGGTAGAGCTGGCGTACCGAGCTGAAGGTCATAATTGGAACAAACCGTCACATCCGGACCCGCATTGGCGACCGCCCCGGAGTCAAGTGTTGCAAGGCCCGTCAGGTTGATGCTACATCCAAAGGTGTCTTCCAGTTCAACATTGAAGAAGTAAGTCCCTGGTTCTGGGTAGGTATGGATAAATGCCGAATCAGAGAGACTCTGGTTGTACTGCAAGTTTCCGTTTCCTGACCAGTTGATAACTGGAAAAACGTTATTGTAGATACTTGGAATCGTGGAGACAGGATCGACCGACAATTCCATGTCATTACAGTTGATGAAAGTGGCCAGTGCATTGGATTGTTGGAGGGCGTCTTCTACATAGACGATATAGGTCGTCTGGTTGAATCCGGGAATCGGACACTGGTCATCTCGAGTCGAGACAATGAAGAAGTATGCTCCTTGAGCACTCATCGGAGGCGTCCAGCAGAATCTTGCTACCGGCGAGTCTCCAACAATTGTATCCATGATCGCTGGGTTCGTCGCATCGGTGAAGGTTGCTCCGGGGATGCCCTCATTCCACCACATCGTATATTCAAGGGATGAATCCTGAACCAAAGCGGGAATGTCAAAACAGATCTGAGCACCCGGGCATACTTTCACCTCATTAAAGGATAGTGAGTTGCCAGGAACTGTGTCCGTGTTGTAGGTGATATTTTGAGCACCACCGGTTGCAGGGTTGGAACCGCAATCTTCATCGATCACCGTAACCTGAATATCCCGTGTTACGGATCCGATTAGTTGGCCATTTCTCCATTCGTTTACCGTCAAGCAGAGTACTGCAATCAGCTCGGCACCCGTTGGATTCGGGGTAAAGGTGATGTCACCCGTGTATGCATTGATGGATACGGCCCAAGTCGGCCCCAGTGGGGAAGTCGGGGAAAATCCATTGACATACGTTACCTGGTTGTTGAGTCCCTGCCAGCATGGCCCCAACTCATAGGAGAGGGAATCTCCATCGGGGTCAACAGCGCCTTGGTTGAAGGTAAAGTTGGTACCAGCACAGAAGTATGGAACTGGATCGACCGTAAAGTAAGGAGAGTTGTTACACGGGCTCAAAGTCAAGTCAATGGTGGTTCCTTGAACTTGCATCCCTTGGTTGGCTGCTCCAGAGGCGATTGTACCGTTTCGTGCAAAGAAAGTACCCTGAATTTCGTAATTGTCGCAGTTGACGTTACAGAAACTGTAGTCTCTGTAGAATGTCTCCCCTGCCACACCGGGAAGTGGAGCGACAGGCCCTGCAGGAACGTTTACATTCGGGTATTGGGTTCCGGTAGTAGGGGTACCTGCCTTACAATAGGTTGGGTACGTACCCGCTGGTCCAGCGAACAAAGCCGGACAGATCGGAGTCACCTCGTCCCATTTGGTCTGTATCCAGCCACCTACAGCCGTAGGTGCGATACAGTTGGCCCCATTTCCGACAAAGCTCAGAGATGGAGCCCCAATACCTCCGCCTCCAGGTGCTGGTAGGCCCCCTTGGGTGGCACCTCCTGCACAGTCATAGTACAAAGTCATGTAGATCCGATACGTACAGCTGCCCAAGCACTCGTAGGTGAGGTCGTATCCCATGTAGTGGGAGGCCTCGGCAGACTGAACGCCCAAAAATCCGGATACCAATAAGACAAGGAGCTTGTAAAGGTTCCTCTTCATGGTAGATAGTTTTAGGCTTGGGGTTGATCCCGGTTAATAGAAAAGATGAAGCAAAAGTATCGTGTATTGTGCTCGGTTGACTGCCTATTTCTGCACAGAATGGACGATTTTGACCCCGCGGGGGTAGTTTTCGTAGACATCCTTTGCGGAAATGAAATTGTTAATATTGCCGATAAATCTACTTAAAAATCAGATCTGCTACAAACATCTCGGCTGTATGGAAACTGGGATAATTTCGATAATGAATAATTGGAAAGATAGCTAATTGGAAAATTCCATGTAATGGGCTTTATGGGAAATGGTTGTATTGATGCGCGTCTTTGGCCTAATGCCCAGTCTCATAGGAGGAGATAATATTGTGCGCGGAAATTATTTCATTTGTACTTAGGAAGTTATTGGTAGATTATGTGGGTAATATTCCGATAATTGGTTGTAAGGGCCTGTTGCCTTCATTTCGATTTCTGGGCTTTTTGAAAGGCAAAATAGATAGGAGAGAGAATCGCTGGTGATCTAAATGATCTAATTATTTGCGAATAACATGTGTGCGATTTGCGAAAATCAAGAAGATCTAAGTTGCCGATTGTTCCAATTGCCGAATGTGGGAAGGGAGGGAGCTTATGGTTTGCCTTAAATGATCCGGCAGGATCAGCATTCGGCGCGTGGTTTTGTCCAGACTATCAATGTTTATCGCTAGCTAAAGTTCACGAAAAAAAGAACGGAATGGTCTTCATTGAGGTGTTGATATCATGACTTCGACCGTCTACGTGTTAAGAGACAACTGTCGGAGTTTTTTCCCTACCTGTTGGATTAATTTTTATAAGTGCATAGATCTTGTCTTCGATAAAATCTTCGGAGATTGGTTATATGCGAAAATGCGTTGTGGCTTAAGGATGAGGGGGTTGGGATGGTTGGGGTGGGATTGCTGCGTACTATTCGGAAGCCGCAAGCTGTCAATCATTTCGATATGTGAATGATGTTTTCAGGGAATTCTCTAAAAAATCAATTGAAAGATCGTAGGTGAATCAATTTTGGCGATTTGCTTGAATTTAATCGTGTAAGATTTTTGTAAATGATAAAAGAGGCTATTTGAAGATGGATGGATAGGAAACGTGAAATTGGGCGTAAATATTACATACATATTTATCGAAAAAAAGTGGCGAATGCAACTCGTGAGGGCATTAAATGAATGAGGTTACCAGTGGAATTTATTTGTATATGAAATGAGTGAAATATGTTATATGGTATATATTGTTGCGTGGTTTGAAATGAACTGGAGGATATTAAGATAAATCCTAGGTAATGTTTCGAAAATATGGTCGATCTGGGAAATTGGTTTGTACGAATTTGGGATGGTACGGTTCGTTTTGATATCCACTGTTTTTCTTTACATTTGCTTATCATGGCTCCTAAAATCCTAAGAATGGGATAAACCTTTACCGTCAGAACACATGAGATCCTTCACTTGCCTTACCAAACGGCTATGGTTCTTGACGGCAATTCTCTTCAGCGCCTTGCCTGTTTCGGCCACGCACTTTATGGGGATTGACGTCACGTATGAATGTATCGGTACGTGTACCTACCGGGTATATGTCAACCGGTATTTGGATTGTTCGGGTTCAGCTACCAGTAGCTACGTCCAGCCCATCGACCCCAACAACCCTTATCCAGCGCCGGGTACATTCGACTTCGATTTCATCGGAACTCCAACGCCTAGTGCACCTGTATGTAACCAACCTACCGCTGTTGGTAACTGGGTGTTCGTGAATTTTCAGGAGGTAACCCCCGTATGTCCTACTGCCACCACGGAATGTCAGACTCCGAATGGTCAGCTCCCTGGGGTGGCGGAAATCAGTTACTACCGGGATTACGACTTCTGTAGCGTAAACTGCGATGTTTATGCGATCGAAACCAGTAACTGTTGCCGAAACAACACGATTACCTCAGGCGCGGCGAACAACAACATGTTT is a window from the Pontibacter sp. G13 genome containing:
- a CDS encoding PKD domain-containing protein, whose protein sequence is MKRNLYKLLVLLVSGFLGVQSAEASHYMGYDLTYECLGSCTYRIYMTLYYDCAGGATQGGLPAPGGGGIGAPSLSFVGNGANCIAPTAVGGWIQTKWDEVTPICPALFAGPAGTYPTYCKAGTPTTGTQYPNVNVPAGPVAPLPGVAGETFYRDYSFCNVNCDNYEIQGTFFARNGTIASGAANQGMQVQGTTIDLTLSPCNNSPYFTVDPVPYFCAGTNFTFNQGAVDPDGDSLSYELGPCWQGLNNQVTYVNGFSPTSPLGPTWAVSINAYTGDITFTPNPTGAELIAVLCLTVNEWRNGQLIGSVTRDIQVTVIDEDCGSNPATGGAQNITYNTDTVPGNSLSFNEVKVCPGAQICFDIPALVQDSSLEYTMWWNEGIPGATFTDATNPAIMDTIVGDSPVARFCWTPPMSAQGAYFFIVSTRDDQCPIPGFNQTTYIVYVEDALQQSNALATFINCNDMELSVDPVSTIPSIYNNVFPVINWSGNGNLQYNQSLSDSAFIHTYPEPGTYFFNVELEDTFGCSINLTGLATLDSGAVANAGPDVTVCSNYDLQLGTPALPGQIYWWEPNIFISDSTVAMPDFTYPNDSLSTASFEYMVNVVAGQCTTFDYVNVAVNPSLSAVAEAVDTTICIGDSTDLTAIGNLIGGYTYLWNTGDTTQSINVKPTTTTTYSVVTFNEGCSSDPAYVTVNVQQGPSATVSGDVEVCPGGGTILTANGGANYVWLPMTFLGQSMALSSLQEDTTVFVVAIDAENCPGPPIPVSVSLLEAPEPDFGADPVCEGLNTTFNDSSTIKDGNVVAWRWEFGDGKPGAFTQNPTHVYDLPGQYFVKQVVTSDLGCVDSLVRLVTVDPTPTADFAFTNVCEGLPNLMNNTSTIEPGGFINQFEWSFGDGTGDNTNSQNTQHTYNAYGYYNVTLTVTTPQGCADDYTQTVFVHPNPVSDFEVVDACQDSVVFASTGSAVGGELDYISNYAWDFGDPLSGQNNFALTPQAGHPYVSAGLYQITHTVTTANGCSDQIQREVTVFATPTADFTYDNTCENEFTQFSTLSNSNDATVLDEFTWDFGDGNVSAGEQVENMFHPTGPGTYSVRLAIGTNEGCRDTMIKQVIINPEPLPNFGWEPVCLYDSMLFGDMTQVASGSIARWEYDFGDGIGTSSLPSPAYAFLSPGLYNVELTAITDSGCVNVFTTEVETWKLPEIIEVIQDSTCFGNTATLAAIPDEDVSITWYYNFDDVSPFHRGYTYTTPPLPYPVTYYLMARDANGCMNERVPITANVYENEDLSIVVDTNFVDLPLAVVDFDIATTVPIASYEWSFGDGNSSILSQPSHQYTYPGRFETKVKVTDVNGCETLLSQFIEVRRTVGVWAPTAFSPNNDDYNDEYYISTANLDITTFELQIFNRWGQMVFQTNDPTFRWNGTSMEGGALQEGVYLCRMKGTYFDGEVFEEANTITLIR